One Curtobacterium sp. BH-2-1-1 genomic region harbors:
- a CDS encoding SDR family NAD(P)-dependent oxidoreductase: MGNRFEGRVAIVTGAGSGIGEATARAFVDEGASVVLTDSVDEKVRAVGDSLPSDRVVALHADVASPADWQRVVDTAIERFDRIDVLVNNAGTFSSGDITDITPDEWHRVIETDLSSVFYGTRAALPFLRATKGSIVNTSSVSGEDADWRMSPYNAAKGGVSNFTKAAALDNGQFGVRVNAVAPGLVWTDLTQDQAEDEELQEKFEERIALGRAGRAHEVAAAVLFLASDAASFITGAILPVDGGTTASNGQPPQS, translated from the coding sequence ATGGGCAACCGGTTCGAGGGCAGGGTGGCGATCGTCACGGGTGCCGGGTCCGGCATCGGCGAGGCGACCGCGCGGGCGTTCGTCGACGAGGGCGCGTCCGTCGTCCTGACCGACAGCGTCGACGAGAAGGTGCGAGCGGTCGGCGACAGCCTGCCGAGCGACCGGGTCGTGGCGCTCCACGCGGACGTCGCGAGCCCGGCCGACTGGCAGCGGGTCGTCGACACGGCCATCGAGCGGTTCGACCGCATCGACGTGCTCGTGAACAACGCCGGCACCTTCAGCTCCGGCGACATCACGGACATCACGCCGGACGAGTGGCACCGCGTGATCGAGACCGACCTCTCCAGCGTGTTCTACGGCACCCGGGCGGCGCTGCCGTTCCTCCGTGCCACGAAGGGGTCGATCGTGAACACCTCGTCGGTATCCGGCGAGGACGCGGACTGGCGGATGAGCCCCTACAACGCGGCGAAGGGCGGGGTCTCGAACTTCACCAAGGCCGCCGCGCTCGACAACGGGCAGTTCGGCGTCCGCGTGAACGCCGTGGCGCCGGGGCTCGTGTGGACGGACCTCACGCAGGACCAGGCGGAGGACGAAGAGCTGCAGGAGAAGTTCGAGGAGCGGATCGCCCTCGGCCGCGCGGGTCGTGCGCACGAGGTCGCGGCGGCCGTGCTGTTCCTGGCGAGTGACGCGGCGTCGTTCATCACCGGGGCGATCCTGCCGGTCGACGGTGGCACCACCGCGAGCAACGGGCAGCCGCCCCAGTCCTGA
- a CDS encoding VOC family protein produces MSRGGLHHVELRTADLDASGPAWDWLLTELGHEPFQRWPDGRSWRLGDLYVVLETAPLPGEHDRRRPGLSHLAFHAGGTDDVARIWAAAPAHGWRRLYEDRHPHAGGPDHHAAFLEDAERFKVELVAD; encoded by the coding sequence GTGAGCCGGGGTGGTCTGCACCACGTCGAACTGCGCACCGCCGACCTCGACGCGTCCGGTCCCGCGTGGGACTGGCTCCTGACCGAGCTCGGCCACGAGCCCTTCCAGCGCTGGCCCGACGGGCGGAGCTGGCGGCTCGGCGACCTGTACGTCGTGCTCGAGACCGCTCCGCTGCCGGGCGAGCACGATCGACGACGCCCGGGCCTGAGCCACCTCGCGTTCCACGCCGGTGGCACCGACGACGTGGCCCGGATCTGGGCGGCCGCGCCCGCGCACGGATGGCGACGCCTCTACGAGGACCGCCATCCGCACGCCGGCGGGCCGGACCACCACGCGGCGTTCCTCGAGGACGCCGAACGGTTCAAGGTCGAACTCGTCGCCGACTGA
- a CDS encoding DUF1697 domain-containing protein, with amino-acid sequence MTRWVALLRGVNVNGITIRSAELAALFRERGYQDVRTVLASGNVVFGSDGTAAALKTDIERSLRDRFGYDAWIVLVPHDDLAAVVDGFPFPAAEDHHDYVVFGSDEDALDDLLADLEVDESVERVARGAGVVYWSCPKGSSTDTVFAKRAGAARFKRTTTTRNANTLRKLL; translated from the coding sequence ATGACCAGGTGGGTCGCGCTGCTGCGCGGGGTGAACGTCAACGGGATCACGATCAGGAGCGCCGAACTCGCGGCGCTGTTCCGGGAACGCGGCTACCAGGACGTCCGGACCGTCCTCGCCTCCGGGAACGTGGTGTTCGGCTCGGACGGCACGGCCGCCGCCCTGAAGACCGACATCGAGCGGTCGCTCCGAGACCGCTTCGGATACGACGCCTGGATCGTGCTCGTCCCCCACGACGACCTCGCCGCCGTCGTGGACGGCTTCCCGTTCCCCGCCGCCGAGGACCACCACGACTACGTCGTGTTCGGCTCCGACGAGGACGCCCTCGACGACCTGCTGGCCGACCTCGAGGTCGACGAGTCCGTCGAGCGCGTCGCCCGGGGCGCAGGAGTCGTCTACTGGTCGTGCCCGAAGGGGTCGAGCACAGACACGGTGTTCGCCAAGCGGGCCGGTGCCGCACGCTTCAAGCGGACGACGACGACCCGCAACGCGAACACGCTCCGGAAGCTCCTGTGA
- a CDS encoding NCS2 family permease — translation MSAPQTDTTPRNRFATGLDRFFSITHRGSTIPREIRGGLVSFVTMAYIVILNPLILGGFSQDQAPQDVLGGWLQNAQVAAATGLVAGLMTIAMGLIANLPFGIAAGLGINSFLAVSVVHQVTWAEAMGLVVINGVVIVILALTGIRTMIFTAVPAQLKAAITVGIGLFIAFIGLVDSGFVRTTKNASPPLQLGEDGSIAALPTIVFLIGLVIIGTLMARKVRGALLIGIVATTVIAIILQAIFKVPISVDSPTGWNLNAPGLPSALFAVPDLSLVGHADVFGAFTRIGPIAASMLVFTLVFTNFFDAMGTMTGLAKAAGVANPDGTFPRLKSALVVEGAGAIAGGGASVSSNTVFIDSAAGIGEGARTGMASVVTGLLFLASMFLTPLTQVVPLEVAAAGLVVVGALMVAQVKDIDWTDFGAALPAFLTIVIMPLTYSIANGIGAGFISWVLIKLLSGRGRQVSWLLYVVAAGFLLYFARGPLEVLLGVG, via the coding sequence GTGAGCGCCCCGCAGACCGACACCACGCCCCGGAACCGCTTCGCGACCGGCCTCGACCGCTTCTTCTCCATCACGCACCGCGGATCGACGATCCCCCGCGAGATCCGGGGCGGCCTCGTCTCCTTCGTGACGATGGCCTACATCGTCATCCTCAACCCGCTCATCCTCGGCGGGTTCAGCCAGGACCAGGCGCCGCAGGACGTCCTCGGCGGCTGGCTGCAGAACGCCCAGGTCGCCGCGGCCACCGGACTCGTCGCCGGGCTCATGACGATCGCGATGGGCCTCATCGCGAACCTGCCGTTCGGCATCGCCGCGGGGCTCGGGATCAACTCGTTCCTCGCCGTCAGCGTCGTGCACCAGGTCACCTGGGCCGAGGCGATGGGCCTCGTCGTCATCAACGGCGTCGTGATCGTGATCCTGGCGTTGACGGGCATCCGGACGATGATCTTCACGGCCGTGCCGGCGCAGCTCAAGGCGGCCATCACCGTCGGCATCGGTCTGTTCATCGCGTTCATCGGCCTGGTCGACTCCGGGTTCGTCCGCACCACGAAGAACGCCTCCCCGCCGCTGCAGCTCGGCGAGGACGGCTCCATCGCAGCGCTGCCGACCATCGTCTTCCTGATCGGCCTCGTCATCATCGGCACGCTGATGGCCCGCAAGGTCCGGGGCGCCCTGCTCATCGGCATCGTGGCGACCACGGTCATCGCGATCATCCTGCAGGCGATCTTCAAGGTACCGATCTCGGTCGACTCGCCCACCGGCTGGAACCTCAACGCGCCGGGGCTGCCCTCCGCGCTGTTCGCGGTGCCCGACCTGTCGCTCGTCGGCCACGCGGACGTCTTCGGCGCCTTCACCCGCATCGGCCCCATCGCCGCGTCGATGCTCGTCTTCACCCTCGTCTTCACGAACTTCTTCGACGCCATGGGCACGATGACCGGCCTCGCGAAGGCCGCCGGCGTCGCGAACCCCGACGGCACCTTCCCGCGCCTGAAGTCGGCGCTCGTCGTCGAGGGTGCCGGCGCGATCGCGGGTGGTGGCGCCTCGGTGTCGTCGAACACCGTGTTCATCGACTCCGCCGCCGGCATCGGCGAGGGCGCCCGGACCGGCATGGCCTCCGTCGTCACCGGTCTGCTGTTCCTGGCGTCGATGTTCCTCACGCCGCTCACGCAGGTCGTCCCGCTCGAGGTAGCAGCCGCCGGGCTCGTGGTCGTCGGTGCGCTCATGGTGGCGCAGGTGAAGGACATCGACTGGACCGACTTCGGGGCGGCGCTGCCGGCGTTCCTGACGATCGTGATCATGCCGCTGACCTACTCGATCGCGAACGGCATCGGTGCAGGGTTCATCAGCTGGGTGCTCATCAAGCTGCTGTCCGGTCGCGGCCGTCAGGTGTCGTGGCTGCTGTACGTCGTGGCGGCGGGCTTCCTGCTGTACTTCGCGCGGGGGCCGCTCGAGGTGCTGCTCGGCGTCGGCTGA
- the folE gene encoding GTP cyclohydrolase I: MNQRLDRARIESAVRELLLAIGEDPDRAELARTPARVAESYAEFFSGIGTDAVAIARDGTVHAEPGDRGQLVIVRDVKFRSVCEHHLLPFLGVAHLAYAPGDRLIGLGTLSRVLDAVASRPQLQERLGEQVAATIAEGLGAAGVLVVLDAQHQCVTTRGERQTGSTTVTVAATGTLAEAAGRAEAIALIGAGAGAGADVGAGRGADA; encoded by the coding sequence GTGAACCAACGTCTGGACCGTGCGCGCATCGAGTCCGCCGTGCGGGAGCTCCTGCTCGCGATCGGCGAGGATCCCGACCGCGCGGAACTCGCCCGCACGCCCGCTCGTGTGGCCGAGTCGTACGCCGAGTTCTTCTCCGGCATCGGGACGGACGCGGTGGCGATCGCCCGCGACGGCACGGTCCACGCCGAACCGGGCGACCGCGGGCAGCTCGTCATCGTGCGCGACGTGAAGTTCCGGTCCGTGTGCGAGCACCACCTGCTCCCGTTCCTCGGTGTGGCGCACCTCGCGTACGCGCCGGGGGACCGGCTCATCGGCCTCGGCACGCTGTCGCGCGTGCTCGACGCGGTGGCCTCCCGTCCGCAGCTGCAGGAGCGGCTCGGCGAGCAGGTCGCAGCGACCATCGCCGAGGGGCTCGGGGCCGCCGGCGTCCTCGTGGTCCTCGACGCGCAGCACCAGTGCGTGACGACCCGTGGGGAGCGGCAGACCGGGTCGACGACCGTGACCGTGGCAGCGACCGGCACCCTGGCCGAGGCCGCCGGTCGGGCCGAGGCGATCGCCCTGATCGGTGCCGGTGCCGGTGCCGGCGCGGACGTCGGAGCCGGCCGCGGGGCGGACGCGTGA
- the folP gene encoding dihydropteroate synthase codes for MTTERGGARQGPAATAPGWVVPDLREPVRTIGRRTFDFDHRIAVMAIVNRTPDSFHDRGATFALDRAVEAAVHAAEQGADWVDIGGVKFAPGPELPAADEIDRVVPVVRQLAQESDVTISVDTFRPEVAAAAIEAGASVVNDTTGLSDPRMAAVVADSDATIVITHSLAEPRRPLPAPPQYGDVTTEVVGFLRERVDRALAAGIPESRIIVDPGHDLNKNTVHTLELTRRLPEVVALGYPVLAAVSNKDFVGESLGRPRGERLAGSLAVATVSAMLGARIVRMHDVAESVDAMRMVEATLGWRAPVEARHNT; via the coding sequence GTGACGACCGAGCGAGGCGGGGCGCGCCAGGGCCCTGCTGCCACCGCACCCGGGTGGGTCGTCCCCGACCTGCGCGAGCCCGTGCGCACCATCGGCCGCCGGACCTTCGACTTCGACCACCGCATCGCCGTCATGGCGATCGTGAACCGCACGCCCGACTCGTTCCACGACCGCGGCGCGACGTTCGCACTCGACCGTGCCGTCGAGGCCGCCGTGCACGCGGCCGAGCAGGGAGCGGACTGGGTCGACATCGGCGGCGTGAAGTTCGCGCCGGGGCCGGAGCTGCCCGCCGCCGACGAGATCGACCGCGTCGTGCCCGTCGTCCGGCAGCTCGCGCAGGAGTCCGACGTGACGATCAGCGTCGACACCTTCCGGCCCGAGGTCGCCGCAGCGGCCATCGAGGCCGGTGCGAGCGTCGTCAACGACACGACCGGGCTGTCCGACCCCCGGATGGCGGCCGTCGTGGCGGACTCCGACGCGACGATCGTGATCACGCACTCGCTGGCGGAGCCCCGTCGTCCGCTGCCGGCCCCGCCGCAGTACGGCGACGTGACGACCGAGGTCGTCGGGTTCCTGCGCGAGCGGGTCGACCGGGCCCTCGCGGCTGGCATCCCGGAGTCGCGGATCATCGTCGACCCGGGGCACGACCTCAACAAGAACACGGTGCACACGCTCGAGCTCACCCGACGCCTGCCCGAGGTGGTCGCGCTCGGCTACCCGGTGCTCGCGGCGGTCTCGAACAAGGACTTCGTGGGGGAGTCGCTCGGGCGTCCCCGCGGTGAGCGACTGGCGGGGTCGTTGGCGGTCGCGACCGTGAGCGCGATGCTCGGCGCGCGGATCGTCCGGATGCACGACGTCGCCGAGAGCGTGGACGCGATGCGCATGGTCGAGGCGACGCTCGGCTGGCGGGCACCGGTGGAAGCGCGGCACAACACGTGA
- a CDS encoding pyrimidine reductase family protein, whose protein sequence is MSVLPPSIADLSDDELLELYTAGAVAPWLRVNFVTTLDGSATAAGDGVSGSLGGPDDLRVFDLLRRVADAVLVAAGTVRDEGYGPMVLHDADVAWRRAHGLSDHPVFAIVSGSLSLDPASRVFTEAPVRPIVLTSTTAASSPRAAALAAVADVVPCSSDDDPDTVDPVTLRDALVSRGFGTVHCEGGPTFFGALVAADLVDELTLTVDPSLEGGAGPRITHGGSLDLRRFRPAHVLLGRDGVLLTRYLRAPDPGE, encoded by the coding sequence GTGAGCGTCCTCCCGCCGTCGATCGCCGACCTGTCCGACGACGAGCTGCTCGAGCTGTACACGGCGGGGGCGGTCGCACCCTGGCTGCGCGTGAACTTCGTGACGACGCTCGACGGCTCGGCGACGGCCGCGGGCGACGGGGTCTCGGGTTCGCTCGGCGGGCCGGACGACCTGCGCGTGTTCGACCTGCTGCGCCGGGTGGCCGACGCGGTGCTGGTGGCCGCGGGGACCGTCCGTGACGAGGGCTACGGGCCGATGGTGCTGCACGACGCCGACGTGGCCTGGCGGCGGGCACACGGGCTGTCAGACCACCCGGTGTTCGCGATCGTCTCGGGCTCGCTGTCCCTCGACCCGGCGTCCCGGGTGTTCACCGAGGCGCCGGTGCGTCCGATCGTCCTCACCTCGACGACCGCAGCGTCGTCGCCCCGGGCCGCGGCGCTCGCGGCGGTCGCGGACGTCGTACCGTGCAGCTCCGACGACGACCCGGACACGGTCGACCCCGTCACCCTGCGGGACGCCCTGGTGTCGCGCGGCTTCGGCACGGTGCACTGCGAGGGCGGACCGACGTTCTTCGGGGCGCTCGTGGCGGCGGACCTCGTGGACGAACTCACGCTGACGGTCGACCCGTCGCTCGAGGGTGGCGCCGGCCCACGCATCACCCACGGCGGTTCGCTCGACCTCCGGCGCTTCCGGCCGGCCCACGTGCTCCTCGGGCGTGACGGTGTGCTGCTCACCCGGTACCTGCGGGCACCCGACCCCGGGGAGTGA
- a CDS encoding HAD-IA family hydrolase has product MIDIVASGVLFDMDGTLVDSTAVVEATWTRFGVEHGIDPAEILAFSHGRQAISTIQRFLPDLDHDEQLRIAAGLVAEERESIEGISEVPGAGAFVSRLVDAGVPVAIVTSAPRDLAVERMQAAGVHVPEALVASEDVEHGKPHPDGYLRGAALLGVDAADCVAFEDAPAGLEAAIASGATTVVVGTLEADVTAGLYRVGGYDGISVEREGTAFRIRG; this is encoded by the coding sequence GTGATCGACATCGTGGCGTCCGGGGTGCTCTTCGACATGGACGGGACGCTCGTCGACTCGACCGCCGTGGTCGAGGCGACCTGGACCCGGTTCGGCGTCGAGCACGGCATCGACCCCGCAGAGATCCTCGCCTTCTCGCACGGCCGCCAGGCGATCAGCACGATCCAGCGCTTCCTGCCCGACCTCGACCACGACGAGCAGCTGCGGATCGCCGCCGGGCTCGTCGCCGAGGAGCGCGAGAGCATCGAGGGCATCTCGGAGGTCCCGGGCGCCGGGGCGTTCGTGTCCCGCCTGGTCGACGCCGGGGTGCCGGTCGCGATCGTCACGAGTGCGCCCCGCGACCTCGCGGTGGAGCGGATGCAGGCCGCCGGGGTGCACGTGCCCGAGGCGCTCGTCGCCTCCGAGGACGTCGAGCACGGCAAGCCGCACCCGGACGGGTACCTGCGCGGTGCGGCGCTGCTCGGTGTCGACGCCGCCGACTGCGTGGCCTTCGAGGACGCACCCGCCGGGCTCGAGGCCGCCATCGCCTCTGGGGCGACCACGGTCGTCGTGGGGACGCTCGAGGCCGACGTCACCGCGGGGTTGTACCGGGTGGGCGGCTACGACGGCATCTCCGTGGAGCGCGAGGGAACGGCCTTCCGCATCCGCGGCTGA
- a CDS encoding type 1 glutamine amidotransferase domain-containing protein — protein MAALDGKKILVIATNYGVEQDEIVVPIDQLRERGATVTVAAQETGAIATLVGDKDPGQHVDPDTTIAGVNAGSFDALVVPGGTINADTLRTDQQAVSLVQAFAEAGKPVAAICHGPWTLIEAGVVSGKTITSFPSLQTDVRNAGAEWVDQEVQVDGGLITSRNPDDLPAFVDAIESALTA, from the coding sequence ATGGCAGCACTCGACGGCAAGAAGATCCTCGTCATCGCGACGAACTACGGCGTGGAGCAGGACGAGATCGTCGTCCCGATCGACCAGCTCCGCGAGCGCGGCGCGACCGTGACGGTGGCGGCGCAGGAGACCGGGGCGATCGCGACCCTCGTCGGCGACAAGGACCCGGGCCAGCACGTCGACCCGGACACCACCATCGCCGGTGTCAACGCCGGCTCGTTCGACGCGCTCGTCGTCCCCGGGGGCACGATCAACGCCGACACCCTCCGCACCGACCAGCAGGCGGTCTCCCTCGTGCAGGCGTTCGCGGAGGCCGGCAAGCCCGTCGCCGCGATCTGCCACGGGCCGTGGACCCTCATCGAGGCCGGTGTCGTGTCGGGGAAGACGATCACGTCGTTCCCGTCGCTGCAGACCGACGTGCGGAACGCCGGGGCCGAGTGGGTCGACCAGGAGGTCCAGGTCGACGGCGGGCTCATCACCTCGCGGAACCCGGACGACCTGCCGGCGTTCGTCGACGCCATCGAGTCCGCACTGACCGCCTGA
- a CDS encoding MOSC domain-containing protein gives MTDVDDVAGSGDLPFRTDVEIALLLVSRRHRYEGRPADGALPALDDEPDDLRERVELRAGLGIVGDRYFASRAHVHASVTVIGLEGLDAVAAELGAAVDPVATRRNVFLRGVDVEALRGEPFSLDSGQGVVRFRGYRPANPCAWMDHEVAPGAFRAMRGRGGVRCDPESDGVLALGPAVLRTARPVALP, from the coding sequence GTGACCGACGTGGACGACGTGGCCGGCTCCGGCGACCTGCCCTTCCGGACCGACGTCGAGATCGCGCTGCTGCTGGTGTCCCGGCGGCACCGGTACGAGGGGCGACCGGCGGACGGGGCGCTGCCCGCCCTGGACGACGAGCCGGACGACCTGCGCGAGCGCGTCGAGCTGCGCGCGGGGCTCGGGATCGTCGGCGACCGGTACTTCGCGTCGCGGGCGCACGTGCACGCCTCGGTGACCGTGATCGGTCTCGAGGGGCTCGACGCCGTCGCCGCCGAACTCGGTGCGGCCGTGGACCCGGTCGCGACCCGGCGGAACGTGTTCCTCCGCGGGGTGGACGTCGAGGCGCTCCGGGGCGAGCCGTTCTCCCTCGACTCCGGGCAGGGGGTGGTCCGCTTCCGCGGGTACCGGCCGGCGAACCCGTGCGCCTGGATGGACCACGAGGTGGCCCCGGGGGCGTTCCGGGCGATGCGCGGGCGGGGCGGGGTGCGGTGTGACCCGGAGTCCGACGGCGTCCTCGCCCTCGGTCCCGCGGTGCTCCGCACGGCCCGCCCCGTCGCGCTCCCCTGA
- a CDS encoding AlkA N-terminal domain-containing protein, producing MSTAPDALHAERYRVVASRDARFDGQFVTAVHSTGIYCRPSCPARTPRESGVTFYRTSAAAHLAGFRACKRCLPEATPGSPEWDLREDVAGRAMRLVLDGVVERDGVPGLAARVGYSERQLNRIMTAELGAGPKALSRAHRAQTARTLLTSSDLPVADVAFAAGFASVRQFNETVREVFAVTPTELRARRTLEPVADGALHVHLPARAPFDAQGLLDWHALHALAGMEQVEVDDTGRVTSYGRVLDLPGGAAWFSASASVPGAAGRGTGIDLRVRVTDLSDLPTLVARVRSYFDLDADPEAVDAVLGAVPELADAVARVPGIRLPGAVDPHEIVVRTLIGQQVSVAAARTAQTRLVAALGAPVPSAIAPDGLLFPSAAVIAARGHEVLRGPAARVDTILRVAAALADGSLVVDGGQSLDELRAGLLAVKGIGPWTADYVALRVRHHPDVFLHSDLAVRNGAQELGLPGSARELSLWSEQVAPWRSYLTMHCWRPIIDRATATTGATHMTAAPAARKDER from the coding sequence ATGTCCACCGCACCAGACGCACTGCACGCCGAGCGCTACCGTGTCGTCGCCTCCCGCGATGCCCGGTTCGACGGGCAGTTCGTCACCGCCGTGCACTCCACCGGTATCTACTGCCGCCCGTCGTGCCCGGCCCGGACGCCCCGGGAGTCCGGCGTCACCTTCTACCGCACCAGTGCCGCCGCGCACCTCGCCGGCTTCCGCGCCTGCAAGCGCTGCCTGCCCGAGGCCACACCGGGCAGCCCCGAGTGGGACCTCCGCGAGGACGTCGCCGGACGCGCCATGCGCCTCGTCCTGGACGGCGTCGTCGAACGCGACGGCGTGCCCGGCCTCGCCGCCCGCGTCGGGTACTCCGAGCGGCAGCTCAACCGCATCATGACCGCCGAGCTCGGTGCCGGGCCCAAGGCGCTCAGCCGGGCGCACCGTGCACAGACCGCGCGGACGCTGCTCACCTCGTCCGACCTGCCCGTCGCGGACGTCGCGTTCGCCGCCGGGTTCGCGAGCGTCCGCCAGTTCAACGAGACCGTGCGCGAGGTCTTCGCGGTCACGCCGACCGAGCTCCGCGCACGCCGCACGCTCGAACCGGTCGCGGACGGGGCGCTGCACGTGCACCTGCCGGCGCGCGCGCCGTTCGACGCGCAGGGGCTCCTCGACTGGCACGCGCTGCACGCACTGGCGGGCATGGAGCAGGTGGAGGTCGACGACACCGGGCGGGTCACGTCGTACGGACGGGTGCTCGACCTGCCAGGAGGCGCGGCCTGGTTCAGCGCCTCGGCTTCCGTCCCCGGGGCGGCCGGGCGGGGGACCGGGATCGACCTGCGCGTGCGGGTCACGGACCTCTCCGACCTCCCGACGCTCGTGGCGCGGGTGCGCTCGTACTTCGACCTCGACGCCGATCCGGAAGCCGTCGACGCCGTGCTCGGCGCGGTGCCCGAGCTGGCCGACGCCGTCGCCCGGGTCCCCGGCATCCGGCTGCCCGGCGCCGTGGACCCGCACGAGATCGTCGTCCGGACCCTCATCGGCCAGCAGGTGTCCGTCGCGGCGGCCCGGACGGCGCAGACGCGGTTGGTCGCGGCGCTCGGTGCGCCCGTACCGTCCGCGATCGCGCCGGACGGCCTGCTGTTCCCGTCCGCCGCCGTCATCGCGGCCCGCGGGCACGAGGTGCTCCGTGGCCCGGCTGCCCGCGTCGACACGATCCTCCGGGTGGCCGCCGCGCTCGCCGACGGGTCGCTCGTGGTCGACGGCGGGCAGTCGCTCGACGAGCTGCGCGCCGGACTCCTCGCGGTGAAGGGCATCGGGCCCTGGACCGCCGACTACGTGGCGCTCCGGGTCCGCCACCATCCGGACGTCTTCCTCCACAGCGACCTCGCCGTGCGCAACGGTGCACAGGAACTCGGGCTGCCCGGTTCGGCGCGCGAGCTCTCCCTATGGTCGGAGCAGGTGGCGCCGTGGCGGAGCTACCTCACGATGCACTGCTGGCGACCGATCATCGACCGCGCGACGGCGACGACCGGTGCGACCCACATGACCGCGGCTCCGGCCGCCCGGAAGGACGAACGATGA
- a CDS encoding methylated-DNA--[protein]-cysteine S-methyltransferase: MTDATIQTLDTPDGPFTVLEDTEGRVLASGWTDDAERILARLADRHRPERVVDGRVASADAVDAFYAGEVEHAMQVPVRQFGTELFAEGWRQLRLIPAGGTLTYTGFAAAMGRPDAVRAAASVCARNAPALFVPCHRVLRTDGTLGGFAWGLDVKRSLLERESVGTTALV; the protein is encoded by the coding sequence ATGACCGATGCGACGATCCAGACGCTGGACACCCCCGACGGCCCCTTCACCGTGCTCGAGGACACCGAGGGCCGTGTCCTCGCCTCGGGCTGGACGGACGACGCGGAGCGCATCCTCGCGCGCCTCGCCGACCGGCACCGGCCGGAACGCGTGGTCGACGGGCGGGTGGCCTCGGCGGACGCCGTCGACGCGTTCTACGCGGGCGAGGTCGAGCACGCGATGCAGGTGCCGGTGCGTCAGTTCGGCACCGAGCTCTTCGCCGAGGGGTGGCGGCAGCTCCGGTTGATCCCCGCCGGTGGGACGTTGACCTACACCGGGTTCGCCGCCGCGATGGGGCGACCCGACGCCGTCCGGGCCGCGGCGAGCGTGTGTGCGCGGAACGCCCCGGCGCTGTTCGTGCCGTGCCACCGCGTGCTGCGGACCGACGGCACGCTCGGCGGCTTCGCGTGGGGGCTCGACGTGAAGCGGTCCCTGCTCGAGCGGGAGTCGGTGGGCACGACGGCCCTGGTCTGA
- a CDS encoding alpha/beta fold hydrolase: MDQHVDRTVVSADGTVLAVSDAGTGPALVVVGGAFDHHGTPFVTGLTAALQDRYRVITYDRRGRGASGDTDQWAIEREVEDLAAVVADVEGPVTAVGLCVGAGVVLHGLAGGVRLDAAVLWEPPYRATVDPHADDVVFADVLDEHVAVGRRAQAVRAFLAHVLGVPMGQITALRLKGALWRSLVVDAHVLSRDVRVLNGLAIPERVAAAVGVPVLVAAGGDGLEWMRQAARAVVEAVPGSEYAEVPGQGHVPAPVALGQLLDRFTARTAARR; encoded by the coding sequence ATGGACCAGCACGTCGACCGCACGGTCGTCTCCGCGGACGGCACGGTGCTCGCCGTGTCCGACGCCGGGACGGGCCCCGCGCTCGTCGTCGTCGGCGGGGCGTTCGACCACCACGGCACCCCGTTCGTCACCGGCCTGACCGCGGCCCTGCAGGACCGCTACCGGGTCATCACCTACGACCGACGCGGCCGCGGCGCGAGCGGCGACACCGACCAGTGGGCGATCGAGCGCGAGGTCGAGGACCTCGCGGCCGTCGTCGCCGACGTCGAGGGCCCCGTCACGGCGGTGGGCCTCTGCGTGGGCGCGGGCGTGGTGCTGCACGGCCTCGCGGGCGGGGTCCGACTCGACGCCGCCGTGCTCTGGGAACCGCCCTACCGCGCCACCGTCGACCCGCACGCCGACGACGTCGTCTTCGCGGACGTCCTCGACGAGCACGTCGCGGTCGGGCGTCGCGCCCAGGCCGTCCGGGCGTTCCTCGCGCACGTCCTCGGCGTCCCCATGGGCCAGATCACCGCACTCCGGCTGAAGGGTGCGCTGTGGCGGTCCCTCGTGGTCGACGCGCACGTGCTGAGCCGTGACGTCCGGGTCCTCAACGGTCTCGCGATCCCCGAGCGGGTGGCTGCAGCCGTGGGCGTGCCCGTCCTCGTCGCGGCCGGTGGTGACGGCCTCGAGTGGATGCGGCAGGCGGCCCGGGCGGTCGTCGAGGCCGTCCCGGGATCGGAGTACGCCGAGGTGCCGGGGCAGGGACACGTGCCCGCGCCCGTGGCCCTCGGCCAGCTGCTCGACCGCTTCACCGCGCGGACGGCCGCACGGCGCTGA